One part of the Candidatus Hinthialibacter antarcticus genome encodes these proteins:
- a CDS encoding cyclophilin-like fold protein, translated as MTHRVQITLGELQFTALFEENDAANAIYDVLPFDLPYQTWGDEIYCHIPVELKARGGVEIVKVGDLAFWPPGKAFCIFFGPTPASEDERPRAASEVIVFGRIEGDASALRGVKANTIRVEPMPDE; from the coding sequence ATGACTCATCGCGTACAAATCACCCTTGGCGAACTGCAATTCACGGCGCTCTTCGAAGAGAATGACGCCGCGAACGCGATCTATGACGTCTTGCCGTTTGATCTGCCCTATCAGACATGGGGCGATGAAATCTATTGCCATATCCCCGTTGAATTGAAGGCGCGCGGCGGCGTTGAAATTGTCAAAGTCGGCGATCTGGCGTTTTGGCCTCCTGGCAAAGCGTTCTGCATTTTTTTCGGTCCGACGCCCGCCTCCGAAGATGAACGCCCGCGCGCTGCAAGCGAGGTGATCGTCTTTGGCCGCATTGAAGGAGACGCCTCCGCCTTGCGCGGCGTAAAAGCCAATACCATTCGGGTGGAACCGATGCCGGACGAGTAA
- a CDS encoding SMP-30/gluconolactonase/LRE family protein — protein sequence MRRLFYLVCVYSLLLLPAFAQESISDLTAGEVQKLAGGNQFIEGPVWHRDGFLLFSDIPAEQIKKWDGASLSVWDNDSGASNGLTIDEQGRVIACEHGGRRISAHEADGSVVAIADAYQGDAFNSPNDAVVRSDGTIFFTDPDWGLSGRPREISFNGVYRVKPGGEAVLLDNDYSKPNGIALSPDETKLYVADDTRNFIRVYDLDAEGNVSNASRFASVSNPDGIKVDVDGRVWSSSSAGVMVYSTSGERIGVVAFPEQPANLAFGGADFKTLFVTARTGLYSIELTVAGLDPWRIVPSGIRSRSLE from the coding sequence ATGCGCCGTTTGTTTTATCTTGTTTGCGTCTATTCGTTGTTGCTGCTGCCTGCATTTGCTCAAGAATCAATCAGTGATTTAACCGCAGGCGAAGTTCAAAAACTCGCAGGCGGCAACCAGTTTATCGAAGGCCCGGTCTGGCACCGCGACGGGTTTCTTTTGTTTAGCGATATCCCCGCTGAGCAAATCAAGAAATGGGACGGCGCCTCGTTAAGCGTTTGGGACAACGACAGCGGCGCCTCCAATGGATTAACCATCGACGAGCAGGGCCGCGTTATTGCTTGCGAACACGGCGGACGGCGCATCTCAGCGCATGAAGCGGACGGTTCGGTGGTTGCGATTGCAGACGCCTATCAGGGCGACGCGTTTAATAGCCCCAATGACGCGGTGGTTCGGTCTGATGGAACCATCTTTTTCACTGATCCTGACTGGGGCTTGTCAGGGCGCCCGCGTGAGATTTCTTTCAATGGAGTTTACCGGGTCAAGCCGGGCGGCGAGGCTGTGTTGCTCGATAATGATTATTCAAAACCCAACGGCATCGCGCTCTCGCCCGACGAAACCAAACTCTACGTCGCCGACGATACCCGCAATTTTATTCGCGTTTACGACCTGGACGCCGAGGGCAATGTCAGCAATGCGTCGCGGTTTGCCAGCGTCTCGAATCCAGACGGCATTAAGGTAGATGTTGACGGGCGGGTGTGGTCGTCGAGTTCTGCGGGGGTGATGGTTTACAGCACCAGCGGCGAGCGCATTGGCGTGGTTGCGTTTCCAGAACAACCAGCGAATCTCGCTTTTGGCGGCGCTGATTTCAAAACCTTGTTCGTCACGGCGCGGACGGGGCTTTACTCTATTGAACTGACGGTCGCGGGTCTTGATCCGTGGCGGATCGTACCGTCGGGAATTCGTTCCCGCTCGTTAGAGTAA
- the mutY gene encoding A/G-specific adenine glycosylase — protein MKQPPSSHTITAIRRGLLAWYRREARDLPWRRTDDPYCIWISEIMLQQTRVEAVIDYYHRFLAAFPTVQALAQASIDRVLKQWEGLGYYSRARNLHKAAKIITTEFGGAFPKSVEEWMTLPGIGRYSAGAVCSIAFGVRASVVDGNVKRVLARLYAIEASIDDAKTINQMWKLADALVAPRSPGDFNQAMMELGARVCLPKQPRCGECPLTKRCAARLQNIEKTLPVRKEKKTPPHAHVVAAAIKKNGRYLLGKRPPNGMLGGLWEFPGGKVEPGETHQEALRREIREELGGEVKVGEHVITVDHAYTHLTVTIHLYRCEWLSGKPQTLYHETLKWAPRSQFDQYAFPKANLMFLDLL, from the coding sequence ATGAAACAACCGCCCTCTTCTCACACGATCACAGCCATACGGCGCGGACTGCTCGCGTGGTATCGCCGCGAAGCCCGCGACCTGCCTTGGCGACGGACGGACGATCCCTACTGCATTTGGATTTCGGAAATCATGTTGCAGCAAACCCGCGTCGAAGCGGTGATTGACTATTACCACCGTTTTCTGGCGGCGTTTCCAACCGTACAAGCGCTAGCGCAAGCATCCATCGACCGCGTGTTAAAACAATGGGAAGGCTTAGGCTATTACAGCCGCGCGCGCAATCTTCACAAAGCGGCGAAAATCATCACGACCGAATTTGGCGGCGCCTTTCCGAAGAGCGTTGAAGAATGGATGACGCTGCCGGGCATCGGGCGCTACAGCGCAGGCGCCGTGTGTAGCATCGCCTTTGGCGTACGCGCGTCCGTCGTTGACGGCAACGTCAAACGCGTGTTGGCGCGATTGTATGCGATTGAAGCCTCCATCGACGACGCAAAAACGATCAACCAAATGTGGAAACTCGCCGATGCACTGGTCGCGCCGCGCAGCCCCGGCGATTTCAACCAGGCCATGATGGAACTCGGCGCCCGCGTTTGTCTGCCTAAACAACCGCGGTGCGGAGAATGTCCATTAACAAAACGCTGCGCCGCCCGATTGCAAAACATCGAAAAGACGTTGCCCGTCCGCAAAGAAAAAAAGACGCCGCCTCATGCGCACGTCGTCGCGGCGGCGATCAAAAAAAACGGACGCTATCTATTAGGCAAGCGCCCGCCCAATGGAATGCTGGGCGGGTTGTGGGAGTTCCCGGGCGGCAAAGTCGAACCCGGCGAGACCCACCAGGAAGCCTTACGCCGCGAGATTCGCGAAGAACTCGGCGGCGAGGTCAAAGTCGGCGAGCATGTGATTACCGTCGACCACGCCTATACGCATTTGACAGTTACCATCCACTTATACCGATGCGAGTGGCTGTCGGGCAAACCGCAAACGCTGTATCACGAAACGCTCAAATGGGCGCCGCGCTCGCAGTTCGACCAGTACGCATTTCCCAAAGCGAATTTGATGTTCCTCGACTTACTCTAA